Proteins from a single region of Halorubrum sp. 2020YC2:
- a CDS encoding AAA domain-containing protein has protein sequence MNVRGPIVSVGEARTVSTSYGERDLREVRVRPDRGAGDPVDVTLWGKWTETAEHAEPGMELLVTDPEEDEYRGETGYATTDESWVVLQPDFLVDVTGIRSWVQCPRMYYLNKLSGIPLNYPVVKGTVVHEVFGDLLRGMELEASVEDRVAEAGLELGLLGYETEEVEDEVRRNAAAVEGWLAQGTLSDEDTWRSEFTLISPTFGLKGRADALRRGTPVELKTGKNTKREPRFHDKVQAACYALMLDERGVDPDIGTLLYTKNTALDRNEESGDLAPAKEFTVGRGFLEFVVRERNALAAMEWRALNDPGERPTVPTGYEADATCSYCFEQDTCMVVSGRLDQESKAGQVGTPVPDAERDYFDRFYTAIEEERRETHAEYRKLWEQTPEERAADDRALIGLEPVAQTEIDDARWELRARKPGDAVSKLREGDVALASDGDPVSGHAELGRITELGGDEVVVETDEPVELRRLDVYPSEISVDRSLTALHDAVLKGDPDRKDVLFGRRAPEFREPADRPTGSPGAEDSDAAETGAPDAYIDNNDAQNEAVELAVDAEDLALIHGPPGTGKTYTIARTIRALVAEGNRVLLSAFTNRAVDNALEALRDQGFEDWVASSRPDVAGETGGILRVGTETGVRDDMRDVRLVQRGEPNAKAGELRDAPVVAATTATCGSRVMRECEFDVALVDEASQLTEPGTHAAINLADRFVLVGDHEQLPPVVRAENELQTSLFQRLIEEYPDASVMLDRQYRMSQRIQAFASAEFYDGALRPATPEVAGQTLADLGVDPDALAPELTGGVGFVDPDGERDGNRNVREAERVVAVVDAYVAAGVDPDDIGVIAPFRAQVAEIGRRTDVTVDTVDRFQGSSKEVILVSLVATGDLDGPIFEDHRRVNVALTRAKKQLTIVGDADALGSDPFYARMLDWARR, from the coding sequence GTGAACGTTCGGGGGCCGATCGTCTCCGTCGGGGAGGCGCGGACGGTGTCGACGTCGTACGGCGAGCGCGACCTCCGCGAGGTGCGGGTCCGGCCCGACCGCGGCGCGGGCGACCCGGTCGACGTGACGCTGTGGGGCAAGTGGACGGAGACGGCCGAACACGCCGAGCCGGGGATGGAGCTTCTCGTCACCGACCCGGAGGAAGACGAGTACCGCGGGGAGACGGGGTACGCGACGACCGACGAGTCGTGGGTCGTCCTCCAACCCGACTTCCTCGTCGACGTGACGGGGATCCGGTCGTGGGTCCAGTGTCCGCGGATGTACTATTTAAATAAGCTCTCGGGGATCCCGCTCAACTACCCGGTCGTCAAGGGGACGGTCGTCCACGAGGTGTTCGGGGACCTGCTGCGGGGGATGGAGCTTGAGGCCTCCGTGGAGGACCGCGTCGCGGAGGCCGGCCTCGAACTCGGCCTGCTCGGCTACGAGACCGAAGAGGTCGAAGACGAGGTGCGCCGCAACGCCGCCGCCGTCGAGGGGTGGCTCGCGCAGGGAACGCTCTCCGACGAGGACACGTGGCGCTCGGAGTTCACCCTCATCTCGCCCACGTTCGGGTTAAAAGGCCGCGCCGACGCGCTTCGACGAGGGACGCCGGTCGAGCTGAAGACGGGGAAAAACACCAAGCGGGAGCCGCGCTTCCACGACAAGGTCCAGGCCGCCTGCTACGCGCTCATGCTCGACGAGCGCGGCGTCGACCCCGACATCGGGACGCTGCTGTACACGAAGAACACCGCCTTAGACCGCAACGAGGAGTCGGGGGACCTCGCGCCCGCCAAGGAGTTCACCGTCGGGCGCGGCTTCTTGGAGTTCGTCGTGCGCGAGCGCAACGCCCTCGCGGCGATGGAGTGGCGCGCGCTCAACGACCCCGGCGAGCGCCCCACGGTGCCGACGGGGTACGAGGCGGACGCGACGTGTAGCTACTGCTTCGAGCAGGACACGTGTATGGTCGTCTCCGGCCGGCTCGACCAGGAGTCGAAGGCGGGACAGGTCGGGACGCCGGTGCCCGACGCGGAGCGCGACTACTTCGACCGCTTCTACACCGCCATCGAGGAGGAGCGCCGCGAGACCCACGCCGAGTACCGGAAGCTGTGGGAGCAGACCCCCGAGGAGCGGGCGGCCGACGACCGCGCGCTGATCGGCCTCGAACCCGTCGCACAGACCGAAATCGACGACGCCCGGTGGGAGCTTCGCGCCCGGAAGCCGGGCGACGCCGTCTCGAAGCTCCGCGAGGGCGACGTGGCGCTCGCGAGCGACGGCGACCCCGTCTCGGGCCACGCGGAACTCGGTCGAATCACCGAACTCGGGGGCGACGAGGTCGTCGTCGAGACGGACGAGCCGGTCGAACTGCGTCGGCTCGACGTGTACCCCTCGGAGATATCCGTCGACCGCTCGCTCACCGCGCTCCACGACGCGGTCCTGAAGGGCGACCCCGACCGCAAGGACGTGCTGTTCGGCCGTCGGGCGCCGGAGTTCCGGGAGCCGGCCGACCGCCCGACCGGCAGCCCCGGAGCGGAGGACTCGGATGCCGCCGAAACCGGCGCCCCCGACGCCTACATCGACAACAACGACGCCCAGAACGAGGCGGTCGAACTCGCGGTCGACGCCGAGGACCTGGCGCTGATCCACGGCCCGCCCGGCACCGGGAAGACGTACACCATCGCGCGGACGATCCGCGCCTTAGTGGCGGAGGGGAACCGAGTGCTGCTGTCGGCGTTCACGAACCGCGCGGTCGACAACGCGCTGGAGGCGCTCCGGGATCAAGGGTTCGAGGACTGGGTCGCGTCCTCGCGACCAGATGTAGCCGGTGAAACCGGCGGAATCCTGCGCGTCGGCACCGAGACCGGCGTCCGCGACGACATGCGTGACGTGCGGCTGGTCCAGCGCGGCGAGCCGAACGCGAAGGCGGGCGAACTGCGGGACGCGCCGGTCGTCGCGGCGACGACCGCGACCTGCGGCTCCCGCGTCATGCGCGAGTGCGAGTTCGACGTCGCCCTCGTCGACGAGGCGTCCCAGCTCACGGAGCCGGGCACCCACGCCGCGATCAACCTCGCGGACCGGTTCGTGCTCGTGGGCGACCACGAGCAGCTCCCCCCCGTCGTCCGCGCGGAGAACGAGCTTCAGACCTCCCTCTTCCAGCGCCTCATCGAGGAGTATCCCGACGCGAGCGTCATGCTCGACCGCCAGTACCGGATGAGCCAGCGCATCCAGGCGTTCGCCTCCGCGGAGTTCTACGACGGCGCGCTCCGCCCCGCGACCCCCGAGGTGGCCGGGCAGACGCTCGCGGACCTCGGCGTCGACCCGGACGCGCTCGCACCCGAGCTGACCGGCGGCGTCGGCTTCGTCGACCCCGACGGCGAGCGCGACGGGAACCGGAACGTCCGCGAGGCCGAGCGCGTCGTCGCGGTCGTCGACGCCTACGTGGCCGCCGGCGTCGACCCCGATGATATCGGCGTGATCGCGCCCTTCCGCGCGCAGGTCGCGGAGATCGGTCGCCGGACCGACGTGACGGTCGACACCGTCGACCGCTTCCAGGGCTCCTCGAAGGAGGTGATCCTCGTCTCGCTCGTCGCGACCGGCGACCTCGACGGCCCCATCTTCGAGGACCACCGCCGCGTGAACGTCGCGCTCACTCGGGCGAAAAAGCAGCTGACGATCGTTGGCGACGCCGACGCGCTCGGCTCCGACCCCTTCTACGCGCGGATGCTCGACTGGGCGCGGCGGTGA
- a CDS encoding phosphoribosylaminoimidazolesuccinocarboxamide synthase: MTSVKEFRVDEPATADGLGRGRFVFTDAYSVFDWGQMPDAVPNKGASLCTMGAFNFELLESEGVPTHYRGVVDPARDADAGDGRAPEVVPLDEATAPPTEMAIDLTQVPDLPYEGPHAGYDYDAFHAAGDENYLVPLEVVFRNRVPVGSSLRKRADPADFGLDDLGGADGEWPDEPVDLPEPVVEFSTKYEGQDRYLARAEADEIAGAADVDALESLARDVNRVVTDRAADAGFVHEDGKIECLSVDGELRVADVVGTFDENRFSYGGRGISKEVVRQWYKANDPDWVAAVSEAKAAVADRDTDDWRELCGRDPDPLPPTVVDTVSDLYAAGTNAYTGREWFDAPDIETALDAVDAL; encoded by the coding sequence ATGACGAGCGTCAAGGAGTTCCGCGTCGACGAGCCGGCGACCGCCGACGGACTCGGTCGGGGGCGGTTCGTCTTCACGGACGCCTACTCGGTGTTCGACTGGGGGCAGATGCCCGACGCGGTTCCGAACAAGGGCGCGAGCCTCTGTACGATGGGCGCGTTCAACTTCGAACTGCTTGAAAGCGAGGGGGTCCCGACCCACTACCGCGGCGTCGTCGACCCCGCTCGGGACGCCGACGCGGGCGACGGGCGCGCGCCAGAGGTCGTCCCGCTCGACGAGGCGACCGCCCCGCCGACGGAGATGGCCATCGACCTGACGCAGGTGCCGGACCTGCCGTACGAGGGGCCCCACGCCGGCTACGACTACGACGCCTTCCACGCCGCGGGCGACGAGAACTACCTCGTCCCGCTGGAGGTGGTCTTCCGCAACCGCGTCCCGGTCGGGTCCAGCCTGCGCAAGCGCGCCGACCCCGCGGACTTCGGACTCGACGACCTCGGCGGCGCCGACGGCGAGTGGCCCGACGAGCCGGTCGACCTCCCCGAGCCGGTCGTGGAGTTCTCGACGAAGTACGAGGGGCAGGACCGCTACCTCGCCCGCGCGGAGGCCGACGAGATAGCGGGCGCCGCCGACGTCGACGCCCTCGAATCCCTCGCCCGCGACGTGAACCGCGTCGTCACCGACCGCGCCGCAGACGCCGGGTTCGTCCACGAGGACGGGAAGATCGAGTGCCTCTCCGTCGACGGTGAACTGCGCGTCGCGGACGTGGTCGGCACCTTCGACGAGAACCGCTTCTCGTACGGCGGCCGCGGCATCTCGAAGGAGGTCGTCCGACAGTGGTACAAGGCGAACGACCCCGACTGGGTCGCGGCCGTGAGCGAGGCGAAGGCGGCGGTCGCGGACCGCGACACCGACGACTGGCGGGAGCTCTGCGGGCGCGACCCCGACCCGCTCCCGCCGACGGTCGTCGACACCGTCTCGGACCTGTACGCGGCCGGGACGAACGCGTACACCGGCCGCGAGTGGTTCGACGCCCCTGACATCGAGACGGCGCTCGACGCGGTCGACGCGCTGTAG
- a CDS encoding tRNA (cytidine(56)-2'-O)-methyltransferase, giving the protein MNDAREVVVLRYGHRPGRDDRMTTHVGLTARALGADRVIFPDNAGQSAETVRDITGRFGGPFAVELREDQKAIVKGFDGVVVHLTMYGERVQDVEAEVREAVGLDEPAVVGEASPPRDLLVVVGGEKVPWALYERADFNVGVTNQPHSEVAGLAVFLDRLFEGAELDREWADADRRVVPEATGKTVVDAEGDSDGDGGDEADDRD; this is encoded by the coding sequence ATGAACGATGCGCGCGAGGTCGTCGTCCTCCGGTACGGCCACCGGCCGGGGCGCGACGACCGCATGACGACGCACGTCGGGCTCACGGCGCGGGCGCTCGGCGCCGACCGGGTGATATTCCCCGACAACGCCGGGCAGTCGGCGGAGACGGTCCGTGACATCACCGGCCGGTTCGGCGGCCCCTTCGCCGTCGAACTCCGCGAAGACCAGAAGGCGATCGTCAAGGGGTTCGACGGGGTCGTCGTCCACCTCACGATGTACGGCGAGCGCGTTCAGGACGTCGAGGCGGAGGTCCGCGAGGCGGTCGGACTCGACGAGCCGGCGGTGGTCGGGGAGGCGTCGCCGCCGCGGGACCTCCTCGTCGTCGTCGGCGGCGAGAAGGTGCCGTGGGCGCTGTACGAGCGCGCCGACTTCAACGTGGGCGTGACGAACCAGCCGCACTCCGAGGTCGCCGGGCTGGCGGTGTTCCTCGACCGCCTGTTCGAGGGGGCGGAACTGGACCGCGAGTGGGCGGACGCTGACCGACGCGTGGTGCCGGAGGCGACCGGCAAGACGGTGGTCGACGCCGAGGGTGACTCCGACGGCGACGGGGGCGACGAGGCCGACGACCGCGACTGA
- a CDS encoding DUF47 family protein, giving the protein MSTDADFGERLESQTVAYLDRIDDCVALLPRALDEYANDGPYAETVDEIAAIESECDDLVRGLTALITDAGPDDIGLLNTRINFNESALLDFYNELDVVANHTERIVQEVAMMRPDAGVEPFGDMREMAGRIAEMVVLLGDVAEGFVRGLARTDATESLGEGIESIRDLESECDDLRNDAIETAFADDAVDQPLVYRELAILLDELANTIEDLTDRIVVIASKEPGIVTDADGS; this is encoded by the coding sequence ATGTCCACCGACGCCGACTTCGGGGAGCGACTCGAGTCGCAGACCGTCGCGTACCTCGACCGGATCGACGACTGCGTCGCCCTCCTCCCGCGGGCGCTCGACGAGTACGCGAACGACGGGCCGTACGCCGAGACGGTCGACGAGATAGCCGCGATCGAAAGCGAGTGCGACGACCTCGTCCGCGGGCTCACGGCGCTCATCACCGACGCCGGACCGGACGACATCGGCCTGTTGAACACGCGGATCAACTTCAACGAGTCCGCCCTGCTCGACTTCTACAACGAGCTCGACGTGGTCGCGAACCACACCGAGCGGATCGTCCAAGAGGTCGCGATGATGCGTCCCGACGCGGGCGTCGAGCCCTTCGGCGATATGCGCGAGATGGCCGGCCGGATCGCGGAGATGGTCGTGCTCCTCGGTGACGTCGCGGAGGGGTTCGTCCGCGGGCTCGCGCGGACCGACGCCACGGAGTCACTTGGCGAGGGGATCGAGTCGATACGCGACCTCGAAAGCGAGTGCGACGACCTCCGCAACGACGCCATCGAGACCGCGTTCGCGGACGACGCGGTCGACCAGCCGCTCGTCTACCGCGAGCTCGCGATCCTGTTGGACGAGCTCGCGAACACGATCGAGGACCTCACCGACCGGATCGTCGTGATCGCGAGCAAGGAGCCGGGGATCGTCACGGACGCCGACGGGTCGTAG